One Sphingomonas sabuli genomic region harbors:
- a CDS encoding winged helix-turn-helix domain-containing protein, translated as MGSAVYRFDDFTLDEGERRLRRGDTPVELNNRYFDALALLVREDGRLVSKDRFLDEVWNGVPVTDEALTQCVRMLRRQLGDDAARPRFIETVPKHGYRFIARVETSARRPVPLSDAGPLPRLPVLAAAGIVGGGIAGLFGGLFYGFAASGAPLGPGTGATSVLLVLLAITSLVAVLGAAGVSLGIAAAGTLSRPFDRWTIAGGAAGGLIVGAVVKLVGRDAFELLFGRSPGDFTGAAEGLVLGAAVGIGTWLAMREETPVRRAILMAGALGAAAGLSIALLGGRMMGGSLAQLARSFPDSRLRLDQIGALFGEADFGPVSQAVLAGLEGALFAGCVVGAMAVAEHKLHAHWASRVDRQPHPLPAEG; from the coding sequence ATGGGATCCGCAGTCTATCGCTTCGACGATTTCACCCTCGACGAGGGCGAGCGCCGGTTGCGGCGCGGCGACACGCCGGTCGAGTTGAATAATCGTTATTTCGACGCGCTCGCGCTGCTGGTGCGCGAAGACGGGCGGCTGGTGTCCAAGGATCGCTTCCTCGACGAGGTATGGAACGGCGTCCCCGTCACCGACGAAGCGCTCACCCAGTGCGTGCGTATGCTGCGCCGCCAGCTTGGCGACGACGCGGCGCGGCCGCGGTTCATCGAAACCGTGCCCAAGCATGGCTATCGGTTCATCGCGCGGGTCGAAACGTCCGCGCGCCGGCCCGTGCCGTTATCGGATGCGGGTCCGCTGCCACGCCTGCCGGTACTCGCCGCCGCAGGTATCGTCGGCGGCGGCATTGCCGGCCTGTTCGGCGGACTGTTTTACGGTTTTGCCGCGTCAGGAGCGCCGCTCGGGCCGGGCACGGGCGCGACGTCGGTGCTGCTGGTGCTGCTTGCGATCACCAGCCTTGTCGCCGTCCTCGGCGCGGCGGGCGTGTCGCTGGGCATCGCCGCCGCCGGCACCCTGTCGCGCCCCTTCGACCGCTGGACCATCGCCGGCGGTGCGGCCGGCGGGCTCATCGTCGGCGCGGTCGTCAAGCTGGTCGGTCGCGACGCCTTCGAACTGCTGTTCGGTCGCTCGCCCGGCGATTTCACCGGAGCTGCCGAGGGGCTGGTCCTCGGCGCCGCGGTCGGTATCGGAACGTGGCTGGCAATGCGCGAAGAGACCCCGGTCCGGCGCGCGATCCTGATGGCGGGCGCGCTCGGCGCGGCGGCCGGCTTGTCCATCGCGCTGCTTGGCGGGCGGATGATGGGCGGAAGCCTGGCGCAACTTGCCCGGTCCTTTCCGGACTCGCGCCTGCGGCTGGACCAGATCGGCGCGCTGTTCGGGGAAGCCGATTTCGGACCGGTCAGCCAGGCGGTTCTTGCGGGACTGGAAGGCGCGCTGTTCGCGGGCTGCGTCGTCGGGGCGATGGCGGTCGCGGAGCACAAGCTCCACGCCCACTGGGCGTCACGCGTCGATCGACAGCCGCATCCGCTCCCGGCGGAAGGGTAA
- a CDS encoding protein-disulfide reductase DsbD family protein, with amino-acid sequence MAMLRRLILLLALLLAPTWAQARGIDPELVAEGPAVPGGEVELAIVMRTKPGWHGYWLNPGDAGLPMDVKWSLPAGYSVGTFHYPVPGRLLIGGIMNYVYEHDYAVLARLKVPAGASGIVPIRASATWLACTDKICVPESGELALDLAVGTGASKRAQFDQWRRALPRPLATQARFEERNGKVRIAVPLPASVAVDDPYFFPAEDGVADYAGVQVFRRDGDTLIAELPGGGRTPPRISGVLAIGEGDGLELTAVPGPVPQGGAPVGALGDNALLWAVLGAILGGILLNLMPCVFPILALKALHLARSGGDAGHARRDALAYAGGAILGTGALGLALLAIRAGGNAAGWAFQLQDPRSIMLLLLLATAITANLVGLFQLPTVGGGTRPAGSFGTGALAAFVATPCAGPFLGAALGTALLLPLYGSVLVFAALGLGLALPFLAVAFIPALRRKLPAPGPWMQRLQRFLAIPMAATAIGAIWLLYREAGMTGLWIGIAAAAVLLAALVLVGRGQRSGGALIWLGTGVAALAVAGAIAVAPQRNEAALAKIEGAEPWSEAAVQKVLASGRPAFVYFTADWCLTCKVNEAAAIDRDSVRAAFDQSGVQVFAADWTNGDPAITRFLEGRGRAGVPLYLWYAPGKPPEELPQVLTPAMLTSRARAPRWRAAPRPFGPRPRFRRPGSGRAPAHRPASDRGRR; translated from the coding sequence ATGGCGATGCTTCGCCGCCTGATCCTCCTGCTCGCGCTGCTGCTCGCGCCGACGTGGGCGCAGGCGCGCGGAATCGATCCCGAACTGGTCGCCGAAGGTCCCGCGGTGCCGGGCGGCGAGGTCGAGCTGGCGATCGTAATGCGCACCAAGCCCGGATGGCACGGCTATTGGTTGAACCCCGGCGACGCCGGCCTGCCGATGGACGTCAAATGGTCGCTTCCGGCCGGTTATTCGGTCGGCACGTTCCACTATCCGGTGCCTGGCCGGCTGCTGATCGGCGGCATCATGAATTACGTCTACGAACATGATTATGCCGTCCTCGCGCGGCTGAAGGTGCCGGCGGGCGCCAGCGGCATCGTGCCCATCCGCGCCAGCGCGACATGGCTGGCCTGCACCGACAAGATCTGCGTTCCCGAAAGCGGCGAACTGGCGCTCGACCTGGCGGTCGGGACCGGCGCGTCGAAGCGCGCGCAGTTCGACCAGTGGCGCCGCGCGCTGCCGCGTCCGCTCGCGACCCAGGCGCGCTTCGAAGAGCGCAACGGCAAGGTGCGGATCGCCGTTCCCCTGCCGGCCAGCGTCGCGGTCGACGATCCCTATTTCTTTCCCGCGGAAGACGGCGTCGCTGACTATGCGGGCGTGCAGGTGTTTCGCCGCGACGGCGACACGCTGATCGCCGAACTGCCCGGCGGGGGCCGGACGCCGCCGCGGATCAGCGGCGTGCTGGCGATTGGCGAGGGCGATGGCCTGGAGTTGACGGCCGTGCCGGGCCCGGTGCCGCAGGGCGGGGCCCCGGTCGGCGCGCTGGGCGACAACGCACTTTTGTGGGCGGTGCTCGGTGCGATCCTCGGCGGCATCCTGCTCAACCTGATGCCCTGCGTCTTTCCGATCCTCGCGCTCAAGGCGCTGCATCTCGCTCGGAGCGGCGGGGACGCGGGTCATGCGCGGCGCGACGCGCTGGCCTATGCCGGCGGCGCGATCCTCGGCACCGGTGCGCTGGGCCTGGCGCTGCTGGCGATCCGCGCGGGCGGGAATGCCGCGGGGTGGGCGTTCCAGTTGCAGGACCCGCGATCGATCATGCTGCTGTTGCTGCTGGCGACCGCGATCACCGCCAATCTGGTCGGCCTGTTCCAGTTGCCGACGGTCGGCGGCGGAACGCGGCCGGCGGGGAGCTTTGGCACCGGCGCGCTGGCGGCCTTCGTCGCCACGCCCTGCGCCGGGCCATTCCTCGGCGCAGCACTGGGGACGGCACTGCTGCTGCCACTCTATGGCTCGGTCCTGGTGTTTGCCGCGCTTGGCCTCGGGCTGGCGCTGCCGTTCCTTGCAGTCGCCTTCATCCCCGCGCTGCGGCGAAAGCTGCCCGCGCCGGGGCCGTGGATGCAGCGGCTGCAACGTTTTCTGGCGATCCCCATGGCCGCCACCGCGATCGGCGCGATCTGGCTGCTCTATCGCGAAGCGGGGATGACCGGCCTGTGGATCGGTATAGCGGCGGCCGCTGTACTGCTGGCCGCGCTGGTGCTGGTTGGCCGCGGGCAGCGGTCTGGCGGCGCGCTCATCTGGCTGGGCACCGGCGTTGCCGCGCTCGCCGTGGCCGGTGCGATCGCCGTCGCGCCGCAGCGCAACGAAGCCGCGCTGGCGAAGATCGAGGGCGCCGAACCCTGGAGCGAGGCGGCGGTGCAAAAGGTGCTCGCTTCCGGCCGTCCGGCCTTCGTCTATTTTACCGCCGACTGGTGCCTGACGTGCAAGGTCAACGAGGCCGCGGCGATCGACCGCGACAGCGTCCGCGCCGCGTTCGACCAGTCGGGGGTCCAGGTGTTCGCCGCCGATTGGACCAACGGCGATCCGGCCATCACCCGCTTTCTGGAGGGCCGCGGCCGTGCCGGCGTTCCGCTTTACCTGTGGTATGCGCCGGGCAAGCCGCCGGAGGAGTTGCCGCAGGTGCTCACCCCCGCCATGCTTACTTCCCGCGCTCGGGCACCACGCTGGCGGGCCGCTCCCAGACCTTTCGGCCCGCGACCCAGGTTTCGACGACCTGGGTCCGGCCGAGCGCCTGCGCATCGACCTGCGTCGGATCGCGGTCGACGATGA
- a CDS encoding arginyltransferase — MSAPFRFPKFFVTNPSPCPYLPNRVERKVFTELSGRSASELNEALGRIGFRRSQSVAYRPSCVDCSACVSVRVVASEFEASGTQRKLLRRHGDLEVSACQPWTTEEQYALLRRYLAVRHPGGGMAEMDETDFADMVEQTPVRTYMIEYREPSTDGNPGRLVGCCLSDHQADGLSMIYSFFDTGPDARKGLGTYIILDHIVRAARAGLPFVYLGYWVEGSRRMDYKTRFRPLERLGRDGWRRMEESELPEGPAELSLPFRRERMRLSIDA, encoded by the coding sequence ATGAGTGCACCGTTCCGCTTTCCCAAGTTCTTCGTCACGAACCCTTCGCCGTGCCCGTATCTTCCGAACCGGGTCGAGCGGAAGGTGTTCACGGAACTGAGCGGACGCAGCGCCAGCGAACTCAACGAAGCGCTCGGCCGGATCGGTTTTCGCCGCAGCCAGTCGGTCGCCTATCGCCCCAGCTGCGTCGATTGCAGCGCCTGCGTTTCGGTGCGCGTCGTGGCGTCGGAATTCGAAGCCAGCGGGACCCAGCGCAAGCTGCTGCGCCGCCACGGCGACCTGGAAGTGTCCGCCTGCCAGCCGTGGACGACGGAAGAACAATATGCGCTGCTGCGCCGCTACCTGGCGGTGCGTCACCCCGGCGGCGGCATGGCGGAAATGGACGAGACCGACTTTGCCGACATGGTCGAGCAGACGCCGGTACGCACCTACATGATCGAATATCGCGAGCCGTCGACCGACGGCAATCCGGGGCGGCTAGTCGGGTGCTGCCTGTCCGATCATCAGGCCGACGGCCTGTCGATGATCTACAGCTTCTTCGACACCGGGCCGGACGCGCGCAAGGGGCTGGGGACGTATATCATCCTCGACCACATCGTTCGCGCCGCGCGGGCCGGGCTGCCGTTCGTCTATCTCGGCTATTGGGTCGAAGGGTCGCGGCGGATGGATTACAAGACGCGCTTCCGCCCGCTCGAACGGCTGGGCCGCGACGGGTGGCGCCGGATGGAAGAGTCCGAACTGCCCGAAGGGCCCGCCGAACTGTCCTTACCCTTCCGCCGGGAGCGGATGCGGCTGTCGATCGACGCGTGA
- a CDS encoding homocysteine S-methyltransferase family protein: MTQSQVFRSEATRRILIKDGAYGTLIQAEKLSPEAYCAGMDLLKDQKGNNDLLNLTQPDVIRSICGRFADSGVDVLATNTFNANRISQADYGAEALVGEINRAAARITREVADRDGKTRWVAGALGPTNKTLSLSPDVNDPAFREVDFDTVKQVYREQVDALVEGGVDFILVETVFDTLNAKAAVMAVLEAEQALGRELPLMVSMTLTDLSGRNLSGHTVEAFWASIRHARPLTIGLNCSFGAAQLRPHLSALAGVADALVMAYPNAGLPNELGEYDEAAEETAAQVGEWIRDGLVNVVGGCCGTTPAHIAAIARIAAGKPPRTVPQPRRQTLLAGLEPMVIAA, encoded by the coding sequence GTGACCCAGTCCCAAGTCTTCCGGTCGGAAGCGACCCGGCGCATCCTCATCAAGGACGGCGCCTACGGCACGCTGATCCAGGCGGAGAAACTGTCGCCGGAGGCCTATTGCGCGGGCATGGACCTGCTCAAGGACCAGAAGGGCAATAACGACCTGCTCAACCTGACCCAGCCGGACGTCATCCGATCGATCTGCGGGCGGTTCGCCGATTCCGGGGTCGACGTGCTGGCGACCAACACCTTCAACGCAAATCGCATCAGCCAGGCCGATTACGGGGCCGAGGCGCTGGTCGGCGAGATCAACCGCGCCGCCGCGCGGATCACGCGCGAAGTCGCGGATCGCGACGGCAAGACGCGCTGGGTCGCCGGTGCGCTGGGCCCGACCAACAAGACGCTGTCGCTGTCGCCCGACGTCAACGATCCCGCCTTTCGCGAAGTCGATTTCGACACGGTCAAGCAGGTGTACCGCGAACAGGTCGACGCGCTGGTCGAGGGCGGGGTGGACTTCATCCTGGTCGAAACGGTGTTCGACACGCTCAATGCCAAGGCCGCGGTGATGGCGGTGCTGGAGGCCGAGCAGGCGCTGGGCCGCGAACTGCCGCTGATGGTGTCGATGACCCTTACCGACCTTAGCGGCCGCAACCTGTCGGGCCATACGGTCGAAGCCTTCTGGGCCAGCATCCGCCATGCCCGCCCGCTGACCATCGGCCTCAACTGCTCGTTCGGCGCGGCCCAGCTGCGCCCGCACCTGAGCGCGCTGGCCGGGGTCGCGGACGCCCTGGTCATGGCCTATCCCAACGCCGGCCTGCCCAACGAGCTGGGCGAATATGACGAAGCGGCGGAAGAAACCGCGGCCCAGGTCGGCGAATGGATTCGCGACGGGCTGGTCAACGTCGTCGGCGGTTGCTGCGGCACTACGCCGGCGCACATCGCCGCCATCGCCCGGATCGCCGCCGGCAAGCCGCCGCGCACCGTCCCGCAGCCGCGCCGGCAGACCCTGCTGGCGGGCCTCGAGCCGATGGTGATCGCGGCGTGA
- a CDS encoding threonine ammonia-lyase, giving the protein MSERPTIDDIRAAATRIEGAVLRTPMLHSKILSDAIGAEIWLKFENLQFTSAYKERGALNKLLQLSDEERSRGVIAASAGNHSQAVAYHARRLGIPAVIVMPEATPTMKVTQTEGHGAKVVLHGAMFDDAYAKARELEAAEGYAFVHPFDDPQIIAGAGTVGLEMLEDVPDLDTIVVPIGGGGLMSGVSIAARAIKPGIELIGVEAELYPSMKCEIDRCSLPLGGDTLAEGIAVKNPGVLTAEILKDNLDDLVLVAERDIESAVAMLVTIEKTVVEGAGAAGLAAMLDDPARFSGKKVATLLCGGNIDTHLLANVLVRDLVRQGRIARLRVAAQDQPGALARITDQFHEAGVNIIEIRHSRIFTALPAKDTVIEVECEARDSAAIDQVEAMLKAAGFHVDRASLD; this is encoded by the coding sequence ATGAGTGAGCGTCCCACGATTGACGATATCCGCGCCGCGGCCACGCGGATCGAAGGCGCGGTGCTGCGCACGCCGATGCTGCACAGCAAGATCCTGTCCGACGCAATCGGCGCGGAAATCTGGCTCAAGTTCGAAAATCTGCAATTCACGTCCGCCTACAAGGAGCGCGGCGCGCTCAACAAATTGCTGCAGCTGTCGGACGAGGAACGGTCGCGCGGAGTCATCGCCGCGTCAGCCGGCAATCATTCGCAGGCGGTGGCCTATCACGCCCGGCGGCTGGGCATTCCGGCGGTCATCGTCATGCCCGAGGCGACGCCGACGATGAAGGTCACGCAGACGGAGGGCCATGGCGCGAAGGTCGTGCTGCATGGCGCGATGTTCGACGATGCCTATGCCAAGGCGCGCGAGCTCGAAGCGGCGGAAGGCTATGCCTTCGTCCATCCGTTCGACGATCCGCAGATCATCGCCGGGGCCGGGACGGTCGGGCTGGAAATGCTCGAAGACGTGCCGGACCTCGACACGATCGTGGTGCCGATCGGCGGCGGCGGGTTGATGTCCGGCGTGTCGATCGCGGCGCGGGCGATCAAGCCGGGCATCGAGCTGATCGGGGTTGAGGCCGAACTCTACCCGTCGATGAAATGCGAAATCGACCGGTGCAGCCTGCCGCTCGGCGGCGACACGCTGGCCGAGGGCATTGCAGTCAAGAACCCGGGCGTGCTGACCGCTGAGATCCTCAAGGACAATCTCGACGATCTCGTGCTGGTCGCCGAACGCGATATCGAAAGCGCGGTGGCGATGCTGGTGACGATCGAAAAGACGGTCGTCGAAGGCGCCGGCGCCGCGGGGCTAGCGGCGATGCTGGACGATCCGGCGCGTTTTTCGGGCAAGAAGGTCGCGACCCTGCTGTGCGGCGGCAACATCGACACGCATTTGCTGGCCAACGTGCTGGTCCGCGACCTCGTCCGCCAGGGCCGCATCGCGCGGCTGCGCGTCGCGGCGCAGGACCAGCCGGGCGCGCTGGCGCGGATCACCGACCAGTTTCACGAAGCGGGCGTCAACATCATCGAGATTCGCCACAGCCGCATCTTCACCGCGCTGCCGGCCAAGGACACGGTGATCGAGGTGGAATGCGAAGCCCGCGATTCGGCCGCCATCGATCAGGTCGAAGCGATGCTGAAAGCCGCCGGCTTCCACGTCGACCGCGCCTCGCTCGACTAA
- the metF gene encoding methylenetetrahydrofolate reductase has protein sequence MNRHPLSDDRAHLDPLFAKARGDIEVSFEFFPPKTEKMAATLWDSVQTLEPLHPRFVSVTYGAGGSTRERTHATVKRILEETDLTPAAHLTCVGASRDEIDAVARDYWDIGVRHIVALRGDPSEPGARFEPHPDGYANAAELVAGLKRIAPFDISVACYPEIHPDSGTKSADLDNLKRKVDAGADRTISQFFFSADAFLRFRDEAADAGIDVEIVPGILPVSNVATTRRFAQTCGACIPDWLNHMFEGLDDLPAARQLIAATVAAELCGQLYAEGVRTFHFYTLNRAELSYAICHLLGVRPQ, from the coding sequence ATGAACCGTCACCCGCTCTCCGACGATCGCGCCCACCTCGATCCCCTGTTCGCCAAGGCGCGGGGCGATATCGAGGTCAGCTTCGAATTCTTCCCGCCCAAGACGGAGAAGATGGCCGCGACCCTGTGGGATTCGGTCCAGACCCTGGAGCCGCTGCACCCGCGCTTCGTGTCGGTGACCTACGGCGCGGGGGGATCGACCCGCGAACGCACCCACGCGACAGTCAAGCGCATCCTCGAGGAAACCGACCTGACCCCGGCGGCGCATCTGACCTGCGTCGGCGCCAGCCGCGACGAGATCGATGCGGTCGCCCGAGACTATTGGGACATCGGCGTGCGCCACATCGTCGCCCTGCGCGGCGACCCGTCGGAGCCGGGCGCGCGGTTCGAGCCGCATCCCGACGGCTATGCCAACGCCGCCGAGCTGGTCGCCGGCCTCAAGAGGATCGCGCCGTTCGACATTTCGGTCGCCTGCTATCCCGAAATCCACCCGGACAGCGGAACCAAGTCGGCCGATCTCGACAACCTCAAGCGCAAGGTCGACGCCGGCGCCGACCGCACGATCAGCCAATTCTTCTTCTCGGCCGACGCCTTCCTGCGCTTTCGCGACGAAGCGGCAGACGCGGGGATCGACGTGGAAATCGTGCCGGGCATCCTGCCGGTGTCGAACGTCGCCACCACCCGGCGCTTCGCCCAGACCTGCGGGGCCTGCATCCCCGACTGGCTCAATCACATGTTCGAAGGGCTCGACGACTTGCCCGCCGCCCGCCAGCTGATCGCCGCCACCGTCGCGGCCGAACTGTGCGGCCAGCTGTACGCCGAGGGTGTCCGCACCTTCCATTTCTACACGCTCAATCGCGCCGAGCTCAGCTACGCGATCTGCCACCTTCTTGGAGTGCGCCCCCAGTGA
- the metH gene encoding methionine synthase, whose product MNELSDVNADPEQQAAAGARFVNVGERTNVTGSAKFKKLILAGDYDAAVEVARQQVENGAQIIDVNVDEALLDSEAAMTTFLKRIAAEPDIARVPVMIDSSKWSVIEAGLKCVSGKPIVNSISLKEGDDAFLELARKCRAYGAAAVVMAFDETGQADTKARKVEICERAYKTLVADGTEPQDIIFDPNIFAVATGIDEHRRYAIDFIEAAREIRRRCPGAHISGGLSNLSFSFRGNEPVRRAMHSIFLFHAIPAGMDMGIVNAGQLDVYDQIDPELREACEDVILDRRDDATERLVELAEKYRGTDAATEKAAAEWRSLPVPERLSYALVKGIDAHIVDDTEEMRQQIAAAAGRPIEVIEGPLMDGMNVVGDLFGSGKMFLPQVVKSARVMKKAVAHLIPFIEEEKERTGATQGKGKVVMATVKGDVHDIGKNIVGVVLQCNGFEVIDLGVMVPWQDILQSANDNNADMIGLSGLITPSLDEMVTVAGEMQRLGLKTPLLIGGATTSKAHTALRIDPAYEGPVIHVLDASRAVGVASSLVSDTQREPLIAATAGDYDTLRKSRERSGHSELAKLADARANPFAYDPSGQAPPPVRPGLHQFGEWPLRDLRASIDWTPFFRAWELAGNYPAILDDDVVGASARSLFDDAQAMLERMIAERWVTPKATVGLWRCKREGDDVLILAGNDWVRVPFLRQQVKKREGRSNMCLADFINPEGEDWIGGFAVGIHGLSPHLERFKAENDDYSDILLKALSDRLAESFAEVLHAEVRNRIWGYAEEHFSTADLIREQFQGIRPAPGYPACPDHSLKPILFEMLGGNPGEVSLTENFAMLPTSAVSGFYFGHRDSQYFGVARIGRDQLEDYAGRRGVDVDQAERWLRPNLD is encoded by the coding sequence GTGAACGAGCTTTCCGACGTGAATGCCGATCCCGAACAGCAAGCTGCGGCCGGCGCCCGCTTCGTCAATGTCGGCGAACGGACCAATGTCACCGGGTCGGCCAAGTTCAAGAAACTGATCCTGGCCGGCGATTATGACGCGGCGGTCGAAGTCGCGCGCCAGCAGGTGGAAAACGGCGCCCAGATCATCGACGTCAACGTCGACGAGGCGCTGCTCGATTCCGAAGCGGCGATGACGACCTTCCTCAAGCGTATCGCGGCCGAGCCGGACATCGCCCGGGTGCCGGTGATGATCGACAGTTCGAAGTGGAGCGTGATCGAAGCCGGCCTGAAATGCGTGTCGGGCAAGCCGATCGTCAATTCGATCAGCCTCAAGGAAGGCGACGACGCGTTCCTTGAACTGGCGCGCAAGTGCCGCGCCTATGGCGCCGCGGCGGTGGTCATGGCGTTCGACGAGACCGGCCAGGCCGACACCAAGGCGCGCAAGGTCGAGATTTGCGAGCGCGCCTACAAGACGCTGGTCGCCGACGGCACCGAGCCGCAGGACATCATTTTCGACCCCAACATCTTTGCTGTCGCCACCGGCATCGACGAGCATCGCCGCTACGCGATCGACTTCATCGAGGCTGCCCGGGAAATCCGCCGCCGCTGTCCCGGCGCGCATATTTCGGGCGGGCTGTCCAACCTGAGCTTCTCGTTCCGCGGCAACGAACCGGTACGCCGGGCGATGCACAGCATCTTCCTGTTCCACGCCATCCCGGCGGGGATGGACATGGGCATCGTCAACGCCGGCCAGCTGGACGTGTACGACCAGATCGACCCGGAGCTGCGCGAGGCGTGCGAGGACGTCATTCTCGACCGCCGCGACGACGCCACCGAACGGCTGGTCGAGCTCGCCGAGAAATATCGCGGGACCGACGCGGCGACCGAAAAAGCGGCGGCCGAATGGCGCTCGCTGCCGGTGCCGGAGCGGCTGTCCTATGCGCTGGTCAAGGGCATCGACGCGCACATCGTCGACGATACCGAAGAGATGCGCCAGCAGATCGCCGCCGCCGCCGGCCGGCCGATCGAGGTCATCGAAGGCCCGTTGATGGACGGCATGAACGTCGTCGGCGACCTGTTCGGGTCGGGTAAGATGTTCCTGCCGCAAGTCGTCAAGTCCGCCCGCGTGATGAAAAAGGCCGTCGCCCACCTCATCCCGTTCATCGAGGAAGAGAAAGAGCGCACCGGCGCGACGCAGGGCAAGGGCAAGGTCGTGATGGCGACCGTCAAGGGCGACGTTCACGACATCGGCAAGAACATCGTTGGCGTCGTTCTGCAGTGCAACGGCTTCGAGGTCATCGACTTGGGCGTGATGGTCCCGTGGCAGGACATCCTGCAGTCGGCCAACGACAACAATGCCGACATGATCGGGCTGTCTGGACTGATCACCCCGTCGCTGGACGAAATGGTCACGGTCGCGGGCGAGATGCAGCGGCTGGGGCTGAAGACGCCGTTGCTGATCGGCGGGGCGACCACCAGCAAGGCGCATACCGCCTTGCGCATCGACCCGGCCTATGAAGGGCCGGTGATCCATGTGCTCGACGCCAGCCGCGCCGTCGGCGTCGCGTCCAGCCTGGTTTCCGACACCCAGCGCGAACCGCTGATCGCCGCGACCGCGGGCGATTACGACACGCTGCGCAAGTCGCGCGAGCGCAGCGGCCATAGCGAGCTGGCAAAGTTGGCCGACGCCCGCGCCAATCCCTTCGCCTACGACCCGTCGGGCCAGGCACCACCGCCGGTCCGCCCGGGGCTTCACCAGTTCGGCGAATGGCCGCTGCGCGACCTGCGCGCGTCGATCGACTGGACGCCCTTCTTCCGCGCGTGGGAGCTGGCCGGCAATTACCCCGCGATCCTCGACGACGATGTAGTCGGCGCCAGCGCGCGCAGCCTGTTCGACGACGCGCAGGCGATGCTCGAACGGATGATCGCCGAACGCTGGGTCACGCCAAAGGCCACCGTCGGCCTGTGGCGGTGCAAGCGCGAAGGTGACGACGTGCTGATCCTGGCCGGCAACGACTGGGTCCGCGTGCCTTTCCTGCGCCAGCAGGTGAAGAAGCGGGAAGGCCGCTCCAACATGTGCCTGGCCGATTTCATCAACCCGGAAGGCGAGGACTGGATCGGCGGGTTCGCCGTCGGCATCCACGGCCTGTCGCCGCACCTCGAGCGGTTCAAGGCGGAGAATGACGATTATTCGGACATCCTGCTCAAGGCATTGTCCGACCGCCTTGCCGAAAGCTTCGCGGAGGTTCTGCACGCCGAGGTTCGCAACCGCATCTGGGGTTATGCCGAAGAGCATTTTTCGACTGCCGACCTGATCCGCGAGCAATTCCAGGGCATCCGCCCGGCGCCGGGCTATCCGGCCTGTCCGGACCACAGCCTGAAGCCGATCCTGTTCGAGATGCTCGGCGGCAATCCGGGCGAAGTGTCGCTGACGGAGAATTTCGCGATGCTGCCGACGTCAGCGGTGTCGGGCTTCTACTTCGGCCACCGCGACAGCCAGTATTTCGGCGTCGCCCGCATCGGTCGCGACCAGCTGGAAGATTATGCCGGCCGGCGCGGCGTCGATGTCGATCAGGCCGAACGCTGGCTGCGGCCGAACCTGGACTAG